A segment of the Desulfofundulus kuznetsovii DSM 6115 genome:
AACCCGTTGAAAATCTTTTTTCTTTTTTAAAATCTCCATGGCCATGGATCAATCCCGTTCACAAAACCATCCGACCAAATTACGAAAAGGCCACCCTTACATCAAGCGGCCTTATGCGGTGAGTCTTTTTCTTCCCTTCAGCCTTCTCCTCTTAATTACGTTGCGGCCCGCCCTGGTGGACATGCGCTTTAAAAAGCCGTGAATCTTTTTACGCTTCCTGTTCTTCGGTTGATAAGTGCGCTTCAAGTCATCACACCTCCTCACCACCGTCCCGACTGGAAAAACCAGACACATC
Coding sequences within it:
- the rpmH gene encoding 50S ribosomal protein L34; this encodes MKRTYQPKNRKRKKIHGFLKRMSTRAGRNVIKRRRLKGRKRLTA